Within Agarivorans litoreus, the genomic segment TCGTGGGCATTGCCAGTATTTGGCCTAGCTCCAAACAAGTAAGTACCAACAGCCGCCAGCTCATCGAACTGCCACAAAACGACTTTAAGTCAGAGTCCGATGGCCTCACTTTTAGTCTGGCTAGTCGCTCCAATGAAGCCATCGATATAGTAAAACAGAATACCCAAGATGAGCCCAGTGCTGAGCAGTTTAGACATGCTGCTAAATCGCCAGTTGTGGCGAAGCAAAACACCAACGAGCCAACACTCACTGCTGCAAAAACAGAGCCTGAACAAGCTGAGGTTGGAGGCGAGCACAGCTATCAATACACTATTGAGAAAGGCGATACTTTAGGTAAAATTTTCACCCGCTTTAACATCGACCAAACCACTATGTATCAAGTACTAGAAGCTGATATTTCGGTACTAGCTTTAGATACTTTAAGCCCAGGTCATGAGCTCACATTTACCATCGACCACGACCAACAACAATTATTGGCCTTACAACTTGCCTTTAATCCGGCGCAAAAAATCATATTTAAGCGTGTTGATGCAAGCAGCTTCGAATACGAAACCATTAGTATTGAAGGACAATGGCAGAAACAAGCCATAGCAGGCACCATCGAAGGTAGCTTTTATGTATCAGCCCGAAAAGCTGGCTTAAGCCCAAATGAAGTAGAGCAAGTAGCGCAAATGTTTAAAGACAAACTGCGTTTTTCTCGTGACTTTAGAGCGGGCGATGTATTCCAAGTTGTACGTAATCGCCAATACATCGATGACGAACTCACTGGTCAAAGTGAAATTAGTGCGGTGCGTATTTTTAACCGAGGTAACGAATACAGTGCGTATTTGTTTAGCAATGGTAACTATTATGACAAAGATGGCGAAAGCCTAGCGCGCGCCTTTATGCGAGTACCGCTTAAAGGGGCTCATCGGGTCACCTCTGGTTTTAACCCACGTCGTAAGCACCCAATTACCCGACGAATCTCGCCACATAATGGCGCCGACTTCGGCGTAGCTATTGGCACTCCTGTTCTAGCCGCTGGCGATGGTGTAGTGACTAGAGTTGAGAATCACCCTTATGCGGGTAAATACATCGTGATTCAACACGGCGGTAAATATCGCTCACGTTATCTACATTTAAATAAATTTAAAGTTCGCAAAGGGCAACGAGTAACGCGTGGCCAAGTGATAGCAGACTCAGGCAATACCGGCCGCTCAACGGGGCCTCACCTGCATTACGAGTTCCATATTAACGGCCGAGCGGTTAATCCAATGACCGCTAAAATCCCCCTCGCCTCTGCCATTGATAAGCAGGAGCGAGCCGAGTTCGACCAGCTGGTTATCAATATGAATGATTTGATTGCGGCAGGCTAAACCGCTTCGCTTTCCCCTTTAAAAACGGACCTTTATTGGTCCGTTTTACTTTTCTTTACGTTTTATTACAGATTGCTGGCAATCAAAAGAGGCTATTCGCGGTCTAATAACATGTACAGCTTGTTAGGGGTATTTTATGAACCGACTTACATTGGTGTTGTTGCTGCTTGTTCCTGTATTGCTCTCAATCTCTATTGCCAGCCAGTTACACAAAGGTGTAGCGCTCAATTCTTCACTGTTTTCCTTACAGGGTACTTTTCCAGGGCCCAATAACGCTAAACCAATTTTTCCAAGTAGCAACGGTAACAGTTGAAACAAGACTACACATTCTAGCTTTTGTCTTGCTACCTTGCGCCCAACATTTCTTATTAACACATTTCCAAAATGTAAGTTTACCCGGTAAGTTATTATTTCTGAATCTGTTAGCCATTTATCGCCCAGTTAATGGTGCCATTGCTACTGCTCCGCTAGTCCTCAAATAGAATCATGGCACCATTCTCAGCACTGCCAACT encodes:
- a CDS encoding peptidoglycan DD-metalloendopeptidase family protein, encoding MFNSKTRLFGRPSRLPSKHWQLIIACGVLVGIASIWPSSKQVSTNSRQLIELPQNDFKSESDGLTFSLASRSNEAIDIVKQNTQDEPSAEQFRHAAKSPVVAKQNTNEPTLTAAKTEPEQAEVGGEHSYQYTIEKGDTLGKIFTRFNIDQTTMYQVLEADISVLALDTLSPGHELTFTIDHDQQQLLALQLAFNPAQKIIFKRVDASSFEYETISIEGQWQKQAIAGTIEGSFYVSARKAGLSPNEVEQVAQMFKDKLRFSRDFRAGDVFQVVRNRQYIDDELTGQSEISAVRIFNRGNEYSAYLFSNGNYYDKDGESLARAFMRVPLKGAHRVTSGFNPRRKHPITRRISPHNGADFGVAIGTPVLAAGDGVVTRVENHPYAGKYIVIQHGGKYRSRYLHLNKFKVRKGQRVTRGQVIADSGNTGRSTGPHLHYEFHINGRAVNPMTAKIPLASAIDKQERAEFDQLVINMNDLIAAG